A DNA window from Pseudomonas resinovorans NBRC 106553 contains the following coding sequences:
- the pfkB gene encoding 1-phosphofructokinase, whose product MARILTLTLNPALDLTLHLERLEPSAVNRSLAQVSHAAGKGLNVAQVLADLGHQLTVSGFLGADNADAFEALFARRGFTDAFVRVAGETRSNIKLAEADGRITDINGPGPLVDAMAQVDLLMRLETLAPGHDLAVVAGSLPRGVEPYFLTDLITRLQGHGLKVALDTSGEALRAGLLATPWLIKPNVDELADICERDLASVEAQREEARQLRAMGIEHIVISQGADGVNWFGPGFALHGQPPRVSVASTVGAGDSLLAGMVHGLLNGWSAARTLRLATAIAAQAVTQVGFGIQDAAQLQELEGAVDVQALPEQQEVSR is encoded by the coding sequence ATGGCACGCATCCTCACCCTCACCCTGAACCCTGCCCTGGACCTGACCCTGCACCTGGAGCGCCTGGAGCCCAGCGCGGTGAACCGCAGCCTGGCCCAGGTCAGCCATGCCGCCGGCAAGGGCCTGAACGTGGCCCAGGTACTGGCCGACCTCGGCCACCAACTGACCGTGAGCGGCTTTCTCGGCGCGGACAACGCCGACGCCTTCGAGGCGCTGTTCGCCCGGCGCGGCTTCACCGACGCCTTCGTCCGCGTGGCCGGGGAGACCCGCAGCAACATCAAGCTGGCCGAGGCTGATGGCCGTATCACCGATATCAACGGCCCGGGTCCACTGGTGGATGCGATGGCCCAGGTGGATCTGCTGATGCGCCTGGAGACCCTTGCCCCTGGGCACGATCTCGCGGTGGTGGCCGGCAGCTTGCCCCGAGGCGTCGAGCCGTACTTTCTGACCGACCTGATCACGCGTCTTCAGGGCCACGGCCTCAAGGTGGCCCTGGACACCAGCGGCGAGGCCCTGCGCGCCGGCCTGCTGGCGACGCCCTGGCTGATCAAACCCAACGTCGACGAGTTGGCGGATATCTGCGAGCGCGACCTGGCCAGTGTCGAGGCCCAGCGGGAGGAGGCCAGGCAATTACGCGCCATGGGCATCGAACACATCGTCATATCCCAGGGCGCCGACGGAGTGAACTGGTTCGGCCCCGGCTTCGCCCTGCATGGCCAGCCGCCCCGGGTCAGCGTGGCCAGCACGGTGGGCGCCGGCGATTCCCTGCTGGCCGGCATGGTCCATGGCCTGCTCAATGGCTGGTCGGCGGCGCGCACCCTGCGCCTGGCCACCGCCATCGCCGCCCAGGCGGTGACCCAGGTGGGCTTCGGCATCCAGGATGCCGCGCAACTGCAAGAGCTCGAAGGCGCCGTCGACGTCCAGGCGCTGCCAGAACAACAAGAGGTATCCCGATGA
- a CDS encoding amino acid aminotransferase yields MSHFAKVGRVPGDPILGLMDAFRLDPNPAKLDLGVGVYKDARGLTPIPHAVKLAEQRLVDTETTKTYVGGHGDAAFGRLLLDLVLGIGNPLEAAGRAGATQTPGGTGALRLAAEFIAHKLPGRGIWLSNPTWPIHETIFAGVGLAVHHYPYVDAANRLDVEAMLAALDQVPVGDVVLLHACCHNPTGFDLGADDWRRVLDVVKRRELLPLIDFAYQGFGDGLEQDAWAVRLFAEALPELLVTTSCSKNFGLYRERTGALIVCASDSEKLTDVRSQLAFLARNLWSTPPAHGAAVVATILGEATLKAQWVAELEAMRSRVAELRRGLVDALQPYGLAERFAHIGEQRGMFSYTGLTPEQVARLRAEFSVYMVGTGRANVAGLDFSRIDDLAKAISAVC; encoded by the coding sequence GTGAGCCATTTCGCCAAGGTTGGGCGGGTGCCGGGCGACCCCATCCTCGGCCTGATGGATGCGTTCCGGCTGGACCCCAATCCCGCCAAGCTCGACCTGGGCGTGGGCGTGTACAAGGACGCCCGCGGCCTGACGCCCATTCCCCATGCGGTGAAGCTGGCCGAGCAGCGCCTGGTGGATACCGAAACCACCAAGACCTACGTCGGCGGCCACGGCGACGCCGCCTTCGGCCGCCTGCTGCTGGACCTGGTACTGGGCATCGGCAACCCGCTGGAAGCGGCGGGCCGCGCCGGCGCCACCCAGACCCCCGGCGGCACCGGCGCCCTGCGCCTGGCGGCGGAGTTCATCGCCCACAAGCTGCCGGGCCGTGGCATCTGGCTGAGCAACCCGACCTGGCCGATCCACGAGACCATCTTCGCCGGCGTCGGCCTTGCCGTGCACCACTACCCCTATGTGGACGCGGCCAACCGCCTGGATGTGGAGGCCATGCTGGCCGCCCTGGATCAGGTGCCCGTGGGCGATGTGGTCCTGCTCCACGCCTGCTGCCACAACCCCACCGGCTTCGACCTCGGTGCGGACGACTGGCGCCGTGTGCTGGACGTGGTGAAACGCCGCGAGCTGCTGCCGCTGATCGACTTCGCCTACCAGGGCTTCGGCGACGGCCTGGAGCAGGATGCCTGGGCCGTGCGCCTGTTCGCCGAGGCACTGCCGGAATTGCTGGTCACCACCTCCTGCTCGAAGAACTTCGGCCTCTACCGCGAACGCACCGGCGCGCTGATCGTCTGCGCCAGCGATAGCGAGAAGCTGACCGACGTGCGCAGCCAGCTGGCCTTCCTGGCCCGCAACCTCTGGTCCACCCCGCCCGCCCATGGTGCCGCGGTGGTCGCCACCATCCTCGGCGAGGCCACGCTCAAGGCCCAATGGGTCGCGGAACTGGAGGCCATGCGTAGCCGCGTCGCCGAGCTGCGTCGCGGCCTGGTGGACGCCCTGCAGCCCTACGGCCTGGCCGAGCGCTTCGCGCATATCGGCGAGCAGCGCGGGATGTTCTCCTACACGGGCCTTACGCCCGAGCAGGTGGCGCGGCTGCGCGCGGAGTTCAGCGTGTACATGGTCGGCACTGGCCGGGCCAATGTCGCGGGGCTGGATTTCAGCCGCATCGACGATCTGGCGAAAGCCATCTCGGCGGTCTGCTGA
- a CDS encoding PTS fructose-like transporter subunit IIB: MKLALVTACPNGLVTSVLCARLLEASAQRLGWSTSVEIVDPQHPEQQLSAATLDAADWVLVVRSGELDLSRFAGKRLFVATPAEALQDREAFLLRAAVEAREQLAEVAPAAVARPRIVAVTACPTGVAHTFMAAEALKQAAQRAGIELAVETQGSVGARDPLDAAAIAAADVVLLATDIEVDTARFAGKKVFRCGTGVALKQAEATLRRALSEGQPLQARAGGEGQVGQAKAEPKGAYKHLLTGVSYMLPMVVAGGLLIALSFVFGIEAFKEQGSFAAALMQIGGEAAFKLMVPLLAGYIAYSIADRPGLAPGMIGGLLASTLGAGFIGGIIAGFLAGYSARAINRHLKLPQSVEALKPILIIPLLASLFTGLVMIYVVGQPVAGMLASLTHFLDNMGTSNAILLGLLLGGMMCVDLGGPINKAAYAFSVGLLASQSYAPMAATMAAGMVPPIGMGLATLLMRHKFAQSEREAGKAALVLGLCFISEGAIPFAAKDPLRVIPASIAGGALTGALSMYFGCKLMAPHGGLFVLLIPNAMNHALLYLLAIVAGSLVTGVIYALLKRGAEQEMLLGTQRAEGTL; the protein is encoded by the coding sequence ATGAAACTCGCCCTCGTCACCGCCTGCCCCAATGGCCTGGTCACCAGCGTGCTCTGTGCGCGCCTGCTGGAGGCCAGCGCCCAGCGCCTGGGCTGGAGCACCAGCGTCGAAATCGTCGACCCGCAGCACCCGGAGCAGCAGCTCTCCGCTGCCACCCTGGACGCCGCCGACTGGGTGCTGGTGGTCCGGAGCGGCGAGCTGGATCTGTCGCGCTTCGCCGGCAAGCGCCTCTTCGTCGCTACCCCCGCCGAGGCCTTGCAGGATCGCGAGGCGTTCCTCCTGCGCGCGGCGGTCGAGGCGCGGGAACAGTTGGCCGAGGTAGCGCCCGCCGCCGTCGCGCGTCCGCGCATCGTTGCCGTCACCGCGTGCCCCACGGGGGTCGCCCACACCTTCATGGCCGCCGAGGCGCTGAAGCAGGCGGCGCAGCGCGCGGGCATCGAGCTCGCCGTGGAAACCCAGGGTTCGGTGGGGGCGCGCGACCCGTTGGACGCCGCAGCCATCGCCGCCGCCGACGTGGTGCTGCTGGCCACCGATATCGAAGTGGACACCGCACGCTTCGCCGGCAAGAAGGTGTTCCGCTGCGGCACGGGTGTCGCGCTCAAACAGGCCGAGGCCACCTTGCGGCGTGCCCTGAGCGAGGGGCAGCCGCTGCAAGCCAGGGCCGGTGGGGAAGGGCAGGTGGGCCAGGCCAAGGCGGAACCCAAGGGTGCCTACAAGCACCTGCTCACCGGGGTTTCCTACATGCTGCCGATGGTGGTGGCGGGCGGGTTGCTGATCGCCCTGTCCTTCGTCTTCGGCATCGAGGCGTTCAAGGAACAAGGAAGCTTCGCCGCGGCGCTGATGCAGATCGGCGGCGAGGCGGCGTTCAAGCTGATGGTGCCGCTGCTGGCGGGCTACATCGCCTATTCCATCGCCGATCGCCCCGGTCTTGCGCCAGGCATGATCGGCGGCCTGCTGGCCAGTACCCTGGGGGCCGGTTTCATCGGCGGCATCATCGCCGGCTTCCTCGCCGGGTATTCGGCGCGGGCGATCAACCGCCACCTGAAGCTGCCTCAGAGCGTCGAGGCGCTGAAGCCGATCCTGATCATCCCGCTGCTCGCCAGCCTGTTCACCGGCCTGGTGATGATCTACGTGGTGGGCCAGCCGGTGGCCGGCATGCTCGCCAGCCTCACCCACTTCCTCGACAACATGGGCACCTCCAACGCCATCCTCCTCGGCCTGCTGCTGGGCGGGATGATGTGCGTCGACCTCGGTGGGCCGATCAACAAGGCGGCCTATGCCTTCTCCGTGGGCTTGCTGGCGTCCCAGAGCTACGCGCCCATGGCCGCCACCATGGCGGCCGGCATGGTGCCGCCCATCGGCATGGGCCTGGCCACCCTGCTGATGCGCCACAAGTTCGCCCAGAGCGAGCGCGAGGCCGGCAAGGCGGCGCTGGTGCTGGGGCTGTGCTTCATCTCCGAGGGGGCCATTCCCTTCGCCGCCAAGGACCCGCTACGGGTGATCCCGGCGAGCATCGCCGGCGGCGCCCTGACCGGCGCCCTGTCGATGTACTTCGGCTGCAAGCTGATGGCACCCCACGGCGGCCTGTTCGTGCTGCTGATCCCCAACGCCATGAACCACGCACTGCTCTACCTGCTGGCGATAGTCGCCGGCAGCCTGGTGACCGGGGTGATCTATGCCCTGCTCAAGCGCGGTGCTGAGCAGGAGATGTTGCTGGGGACACAGCGCGCGGAAGGAACCTTGTAG
- the phhA gene encoding phenylalanine 4-monooxygenase, whose amino-acid sequence MKATQYVAREPDANGFIHYPETEHQVWNTLITRQLKVIEGRACQEYLDGIEKLGMPHDRIPQLGEINKVLQATTGWRVARVPALIPFQTFFELLASQQFPVATFIRTPEELDYLQEPDIFHEIFGHCPLLTNPWFAEFTHTYGKLGLKASKEERVYLARLYWMTIEFGLMDTPQGRRIYGGGILSSPKETVYALSGEPEHQAFDPLECMRTPYRIDILQPLYFVLPDLKRLFDLAHEDIMALVHKAMTMGLHAPKFPPKPKAA is encoded by the coding sequence ATGAAAGCGACGCAGTACGTGGCCCGTGAACCCGATGCAAACGGTTTCATCCACTACCCGGAAACCGAGCACCAGGTGTGGAACACCCTGATCACCCGTCAGTTGAAGGTGATCGAGGGCCGCGCTTGTCAGGAATACCTCGACGGCATCGAAAAGCTCGGCATGCCCCACGATCGCATCCCGCAGCTGGGCGAGATCAACAAGGTGCTCCAGGCCACGACCGGCTGGCGCGTCGCCCGCGTCCCGGCGCTGATCCCCTTCCAGACCTTCTTCGAGCTGCTGGCCAGCCAGCAATTCCCGGTGGCCACCTTCATCCGCACCCCGGAGGAGCTGGACTACCTGCAGGAGCCGGACATCTTCCACGAGATCTTCGGTCACTGCCCGCTGCTCACCAACCCCTGGTTCGCCGAGTTCACCCACACCTACGGCAAGCTCGGCCTCAAGGCGAGCAAGGAAGAGCGCGTCTACCTCGCCCGCCTGTACTGGATGACCATCGAGTTCGGCCTGATGGACACCCCCCAGGGCCGGCGCATCTACGGCGGCGGCATCCTCTCCTCGCCCAAGGAGACCGTCTACGCTCTGTCTGGCGAGCCCGAACACCAGGCCTTCGACCCGCTGGAATGCATGCGCACGCCGTACCGCATCGACATCCTGCAACCGCTGTACTTCGTGCTGCCGGACCTCAAGCGCCTGTTCGACCTGGCCCACGAGGACATCATGGCGCTGGTGCACAAGGCCATGACCATGGGCCTGCACGCGCCGAAATTCCCGCCGAAGCCGAAGGCGGCCTGA
- the ptsP gene encoding phosphoenolpyruvate--protein phosphotransferase, producing the protein MLELTAGQISMGLVAADKAGALRMLAERLEGDGLVAAGYLAGLEAREAQGSTFLGQGVAIPHGTPETRDLVFDTGVRLLQFPEGVDWGGGQIVYLAIGIAAKSDEHLRLLQLLTRALGDADLGGELRRAQTPEQILQLLQSAPRELALDDQLIGLGIAVEDYDELVVQGARLLRRADCVERGFAAALLQGEPLPLGDGLWWLHSTQGVLRPGLAYLTPEKPLRHQDQPVNGLFCLASLGDAHQALLERLCTLLIEGRGRELGRATQRRAVLEALGGETRPDWPSLRLPLANAHGLHARPAKELALLAKTFDGEIRLRLADSGVAAVSAKSLSKLLSLGIRRGQVIEIIAEPAIAEAALPALKAAIERGLGEEVEPLPAEAATPLIEEPQAQPIAPPAPGSTLQAVPAAPGIAMGPAHIHLHREHDYPLRGESPGVERERLQHAIGQVRGEIEALVLRSEAKAIREIFTTHLEMLADPELGDEVDARVKQGASAPAAWMTVVESAAAQQESLHDALLAERAADLRDIGRRVLAQLCGGEDAPEPDEPYILVMDEMAPSDVARLDRERVAGILTARGGATAHSAIVARALGIPALVGAGAGVLLLAPRTALLLDGQRGRLVVTPDSEQVQRARQEQEGRQRRLQLADAHKLEPALTRDGQRVEICANLGDCAGAAKAVAQGAEGVGLLRTEFIFMAHPQAPDLATQEAEYRRVFDALDGRPLVARTLDVGGDKPLPYWPLPEEENPFLGVRGVRLTLQRPHLMETQLRALMRASDGRPLRIMFPMVGTVEEWRQARDMALRVATEIPQADLQLGIMVEVPSAALIAPALAREVDFFSIGTNDLTQYCLAIDRGHPTLSAQADGLHPAVLQLIDLTVRAAHAQGKWVGVCGELAGDPLAVPLLVGLGVDELSLSAGGIAEVKARVREFSASAARELAQAALALDSAAAVRELAEHF; encoded by the coding sequence ATGCTCGAACTGACCGCAGGGCAGATTTCCATGGGCCTGGTCGCGGCGGACAAGGCCGGCGCGTTGCGGATGCTCGCCGAGCGGCTCGAAGGCGATGGGCTGGTGGCGGCGGGCTACCTCGCCGGTCTGGAGGCTCGCGAAGCCCAGGGCTCGACCTTCCTCGGCCAAGGTGTCGCCATTCCCCATGGCACCCCCGAGACCCGCGACCTGGTGTTCGACACCGGCGTGCGCCTGTTGCAGTTCCCGGAGGGAGTGGACTGGGGCGGCGGGCAGATAGTCTATCTCGCCATTGGTATCGCCGCCAAATCCGACGAGCACCTGCGCCTGCTGCAGCTCCTCACTCGCGCCTTGGGTGACGCCGACCTCGGCGGCGAACTGCGCCGCGCGCAAACCCCGGAGCAGATCCTCCAGCTGCTGCAGAGCGCTCCTCGGGAGCTGGCTCTGGACGACCAACTGATCGGCCTCGGCATCGCGGTGGAAGACTACGACGAGCTGGTGGTGCAGGGCGCCCGCCTGCTGCGCCGCGCCGACTGCGTGGAGCGCGGGTTCGCCGCCGCCCTGCTGCAGGGCGAGCCGTTGCCGCTCGGCGACGGCCTCTGGTGGCTGCACAGCACCCAGGGGGTACTGCGCCCCGGCCTGGCCTACCTGACCCCGGAAAAACCCCTGCGCCACCAGGACCAGCCAGTGAACGGGCTGTTCTGCCTGGCCAGCCTGGGCGATGCCCACCAGGCGCTGCTGGAGCGTCTTTGCACCCTGCTCATCGAAGGCCGTGGCCGTGAGCTGGGGCGCGCCACCCAGCGCCGCGCCGTGCTCGAAGCCCTGGGTGGGGAAACCCGGCCCGACTGGCCCAGCCTGCGCCTGCCGCTGGCCAACGCCCATGGCCTGCATGCGCGACCGGCCAAGGAGCTGGCGCTGCTGGCCAAGACCTTCGACGGCGAGATCCGTCTGCGCCTGGCCGACAGTGGCGTCGCGGCCGTATCCGCGAAGAGCCTGAGCAAGCTGCTGAGCCTGGGCATCCGCCGGGGCCAGGTGATCGAAATCATCGCCGAACCGGCCATCGCCGAGGCCGCGTTGCCGGCGCTCAAGGCAGCCATCGAGCGGGGACTGGGGGAAGAGGTGGAGCCGCTGCCCGCCGAAGCGGCGACGCCGCTGATCGAGGAGCCGCAAGCGCAACCCATTGCGCCGCCGGCCCCCGGCAGCACGCTGCAGGCGGTGCCCGCGGCCCCCGGCATCGCCATGGGCCCCGCGCATATCCACCTGCACCGGGAGCATGACTATCCGCTGCGCGGCGAATCCCCCGGCGTGGAGCGCGAGCGGCTGCAGCACGCCATCGGCCAGGTGCGTGGCGAGATCGAGGCCCTGGTGTTGCGTAGCGAGGCCAAGGCCATCCGCGAGATCTTCACCACCCACCTGGAAATGCTCGCCGACCCGGAACTGGGCGACGAGGTGGATGCCCGCGTCAAGCAGGGCGCCAGCGCGCCCGCCGCCTGGATGACGGTGGTGGAAAGCGCCGCCGCCCAACAGGAGAGCCTCCACGATGCTCTGCTCGCCGAACGCGCCGCCGACCTGCGGGACATCGGCCGCCGCGTGCTGGCCCAGCTCTGTGGGGGCGAAGACGCACCGGAGCCGGACGAACCCTACATCCTGGTGATGGACGAGATGGCGCCCTCGGACGTGGCGCGCCTGGACCGCGAGCGGGTCGCCGGCATCCTCACCGCGCGCGGCGGCGCCACCGCCCACAGCGCCATAGTCGCCCGCGCCCTGGGCATTCCCGCCCTGGTGGGGGCCGGGGCGGGCGTGCTGTTGCTGGCTCCGCGCACAGCCTTGCTGCTGGATGGCCAGCGCGGTCGCCTGGTGGTCACCCCGGATAGCGAACAGGTGCAACGCGCCCGGCAGGAACAGGAAGGTCGCCAGCGGCGCCTGCAACTGGCCGATGCCCACAAGCTGGAACCGGCCCTGACCCGCGACGGCCAGCGGGTGGAGATCTGCGCCAACCTGGGCGACTGCGCCGGCGCCGCCAAGGCCGTGGCCCAGGGTGCCGAAGGCGTGGGGCTGCTGCGCACCGAATTCATCTTCATGGCCCACCCCCAGGCGCCGGACCTGGCGACCCAGGAGGCCGAGTACCGCCGCGTGTTCGACGCCCTCGACGGCCGCCCGCTGGTGGCCCGCACCCTCGACGTGGGCGGCGACAAGCCCTTGCCCTACTGGCCGCTGCCGGAGGAGGAGAACCCCTTCCTCGGCGTGCGCGGCGTACGCCTGACCCTGCAACGCCCGCACCTGATGGAAACCCAGCTGCGCGCGCTGATGCGCGCGAGCGACGGCCGGCCGCTGCGGATCATGTTCCCCATGGTCGGCACGGTCGAGGAGTGGCGCCAGGCCCGCGACATGGCGCTGCGGGTGGCGACGGAGATTCCCCAGGCCGACCTGCAACTGGGGATCATGGTCGAGGTGCCGTCGGCGGCGCTGATCGCCCCGGCGCTGGCCCGCGAGGTGGACTTCTTCAGCATCGGCACCAACGACCTGACCCAGTACTGCCTGGCCATCGACCGTGGCCACCCGACATTGTCCGCCCAGGCCGACGGCCTGCATCCGGCGGTGCTGCAACTGATCGACCTCACCGTGCGCGCGGCCCATGCCCAGGGCAAGTGGGTGGGGGTTTGCGGCGAGCTGGCCGGCGACCCGCTGGCGGTACCGCTGTTGGTGGGGCTGGGGGTGGACGAACTGAGCCTGTCCGCCGGTGGCATCGCCGAGGTCAAGGCGCGGGTACGCGAGTTCAGTGCGTCGGCGGCCCGTGAACTGGCGCAGGCGGCCCTGGCCCTGGACAGCGCGGCGGCGGTGCGCGAACTGGCGGAGCACTTCTGA
- the arfB gene encoding alternative ribosome rescue aminoacyl-tRNA hydrolase ArfB, whose amino-acid sequence MLVISSNVELPDDEIELTAIRAQGAGGQNVNKVSSALHLRFDINASSLPDFYKERLLALRDSRITAEGVIVIKAQQYCTQEQNRADALERLAELIRSVGKVQKARRPTKPTLGSKKRRLEGKAKRGAVKAGRGKVDY is encoded by the coding sequence ATGCTTGTCATCTCCAGCAACGTCGAGCTGCCCGACGACGAAATCGAACTCACCGCCATCCGCGCCCAGGGGGCGGGCGGGCAGAACGTCAACAAGGTGTCCAGCGCGCTGCACCTGCGCTTCGACATCAACGCCTCGAGCCTGCCTGACTTCTACAAGGAGCGCCTGCTGGCGCTGCGCGACAGCCGCATCACCGCCGAGGGCGTGATCGTCATCAAGGCCCAGCAGTACTGCACCCAGGAGCAGAACCGCGCGGACGCCCTGGAGCGCCTGGCGGAACTGATTCGCAGCGTGGGCAAGGTGCAGAAGGCGCGCCGGCCCACCAAGCCCACCCTGGGCTCGAAGAAGCGGCGCCTGGAAGGCAAGGCCAAGCGTGGGGCGGTGAAGGCGGGAAGAGGAAAGGTGGATTACTGA
- the cra gene encoding catabolite repressor/activator: MKLSDIARLAGVSVTTASYVINGKAAQKRISPATVERVQAVVDEHGFKPNPQAAGLRSRQTRTLGFILPDLENPSYARLAKLLEQGARTRGYQLLIASSDDEPESERQLLKLFRARRCDALIVASCLPPQDDALEQLLDEGLPVIAVDRVRNPARFCTVVSDDRQASQQLTGSLLDPVPRRIALLGARPDLPISAERSAGFHDALAGLHCEVLELQGEDFSRACGERLMTELLRRGDLPDVLITTAYVLLAGVLDALREAGDWPEGMRVGTFGDTQLLDFLPLPVNSMYQQHELIAEQVLALALDAVERDIYEPGVRGVARRLKER, from the coding sequence TTGAAACTCAGCGATATCGCCCGCCTGGCCGGTGTGTCGGTGACCACGGCCAGCTACGTGATCAACGGCAAGGCCGCGCAGAAGCGCATCAGCCCGGCGACCGTGGAGCGCGTGCAGGCGGTGGTGGACGAACATGGTTTCAAGCCCAACCCGCAGGCGGCTGGCCTGCGCAGCCGGCAGACGCGCACCCTGGGTTTCATCCTCCCGGACCTCGAGAACCCCAGTTACGCGCGCCTGGCCAAGCTGCTGGAACAAGGTGCGCGGACGCGGGGCTACCAGTTGCTGATCGCCAGTTCCGACGACGAGCCGGAAAGTGAACGGCAACTGCTCAAGCTGTTCCGCGCGCGACGCTGCGACGCCCTGATAGTCGCCAGCTGCCTGCCGCCCCAGGACGACGCCCTGGAGCAATTGCTGGACGAAGGCCTGCCGGTGATAGCCGTGGACCGGGTGCGTAACCCCGCGCGTTTCTGCACGGTGGTGAGCGACGACCGCCAGGCCAGCCAGCAGCTCACCGGCAGCCTGCTCGACCCCGTGCCCCGACGCATCGCCCTGCTCGGCGCGCGGCCGGACCTGCCCATCAGCGCCGAGCGCAGCGCGGGCTTCCACGATGCCCTGGCGGGGCTGCACTGCGAGGTGCTGGAACTCCAGGGCGAGGACTTCAGCCGCGCCTGCGGCGAACGCCTGATGACGGAGCTGCTGCGACGGGGCGATCTGCCGGATGTGCTGATCACCACGGCCTATGTACTGCTGGCCGGCGTACTCGATGCGTTGCGCGAGGCGGGCGACTGGCCCGAGGGGATGCGCGTGGGCACCTTCGGTGACACCCAGTTGCTGGACTTCCTGCCGCTGCCGGTGAACTCCATGTACCAGCAGCACGAGCTGATCGCCGAGCAGGTGCTGGCCCTGGCCCTGGACGCGGTGGAGCGGGATATCTACGAGCCCGGCGTGCGTGGCGTGGCGCGCCGCCTCAAGGAGCGGTAG
- a CDS encoding 4a-hydroxytetrahydrobiopterin dehydratase, producing MTALSQAHCEACRADAPMVSDEELAVLIKEIPDWNIEVRDGVMQLEKEFRFKNFRYALAFSNAVGAIAEEEGHHPALLTEWGKVTVTWWSHEAKGLHRNDFIMSARTDRVAETAEGRK from the coding sequence ATGACCGCCCTGTCCCAAGCCCATTGCGAAGCCTGCCGTGCCGACGCCCCCATGGTGTCCGACGAAGAACTGGCCGTGCTGATCAAGGAAATCCCCGACTGGAACATCGAAGTCCGTGATGGCGTGATGCAGCTGGAGAAGGAATTCCGCTTCAAGAACTTCCGCTACGCCCTGGCCTTCAGCAACGCCGTTGGCGCCATTGCCGAGGAAGAAGGCCACCACCCCGCCCTGCTCACCGAGTGGGGCAAGGTCACCGTGACCTGGTGGAGCCACGAAGCCAAGGGCCTGCACCGCAACGACTTCATCATGTCGGCCCGCACCGACCGCGTGGCGGAAACCGCCGAGGGCCGTAAGTGA